One window from the genome of Cryptomeria japonica chromosome 6, Sugi_1.0, whole genome shotgun sequence encodes:
- the LOC131876749 gene encoding uncharacterized protein LOC131876749, giving the protein MATWVPPPPGHYKLHFDGASRGNPGMAGVGMAILDHNAVLISAQCHALGSQSNNFAEWQAPSLGIDMAISLGIKHLHIQGDSMVVTQSVLNCKNFLANLASDLAAFHKIVERDDIPHDVLPEYMPPPK; this is encoded by the exons ATGGCTACCTGGGTTCCTCCTCCTCCGGGCCATTATAAACTccactttgatggtgcttccaggGGGAACCCGGGTATGGCAGGGGTTGGTATGGCTATTCTGGATCATAATGCAGTATTAATATCggctcaatgtcatgcccttgggtcTCAGTCAAACAACTTTGCTGAATGGCAAGCTCCATCACTTGGGATTGACATGGCTATTTCCCTTGGGATAAAACATCTTCACattcagggggattcaatggtTGTTACCCAAAGTGTTTTGAATTGTAAAA atttcttggctaatttgGCAAGTGATTTGGCTGCTTTTCATAAGATTGTGGAAAGAGATGACATTCCTCACGATGTCCTCCCCGAGTACATGCCTCCTCCCAAATAA